Proteins co-encoded in one Uranotaenia lowii strain MFRU-FL unplaced genomic scaffold, ASM2978415v1 HiC_scaffold_36, whole genome shotgun sequence genomic window:
- the LOC129760008 gene encoding electron transfer flavoprotein regulatory factor 1 — MSSSRTRVLDLYKRLQYLGRDYPGGPDKFRQKCYNAFKRQSGETDPAKIEKAIGLGEYVVKEIEALYSLRKYRAMKKRYYDN, encoded by the exons ATGTCTTCAAGCAGAACACGTGTTCTCGATTTGTACAAGAGG CTCCAGTACCTGGGTCGCGATTATCCTGGCGGACCGGATAAGTTCAGACAAAAGTGCTACAATGCCTTCAAGCGACAAAGCGGCGAAACCGATCCTGCCAAGATCGAGAAGGCGATCGGACTCGGGGAGTACGTGGTCAAAGAAATTGAAGCCTTGTACAGCTTGCGCAAGTACCGCGCCATGAAGAAACGATATTACGACAACTGA
- the LOC129760004 gene encoding zinc finger protein 184-like produces MLQNGALIELEKLELPTERIAFCRLCLARDNLVQLVPSAVTENSVNCSASADDGENDVGQDDDTRNVLPKKTTQLIELVFECTNIRLSPEDEPGCSICGGCRRSLADFYRFRSQAKRVDELIKSKQLDEANVSGALITVEKTIADTNIKELNPTIVETEIAQSRVGINLNVDRTVRISTDSTSTNNVLSRPHSYRKRNFSLLCTSKPSVMAIKRPRLKPMIPILSSGDSNAKYKCRYCPKSFKTETGLTEHSRQHYRPHQCPNCLEQFQHAPSLARHVRNRTCFTFTKYRCRVCTESFLEQAHWAEHIKIHASEYPHQCQECLSQFKHKATLRRHVNTVHLLQY; encoded by the exons atgttacaaaaTGGAGCCTTAATTGAACTGGAAAAACTCGAGCT TCCCACGGAAAGAATCGCATTCTGTCGGCTTTGTCTAGCCAGGGACAATCTTGTCCAATTGGTTCCATCTGCTGTGACTGAGAATTCCGTCAACTGTTCTGCTTCTGCTGACGATGGCGAAAATGATGTGGGTCAAGATGACGACACCAGAAATGTTCTACCGAAGAAAACGACTCAGCTGATTGAGTTGGTATTTGAATGTACCAACATTAGG CTCTCGCCCGAAGATGAACCTGGTTGTTCTATTTGCGGTGGATGTCGCCGTTCGCTAGCCGACTTCTACCGTTTTCGGTCTCAAGCCAAACGGGTTGATGAACTTATCAAATCTAAGCAACTGGACGAAGCAAATGTTTCAGGAGCTTTAATCACTGTTGAGAAAACGATTGCCGATACAAACATTAAAGAATTAAATCCAACGATCGTCGAGACTGAAATAGCGCAATCTAGAGTAGGAATAAATCTTAATGTCGATAGAACTGTTAGAATAAGTACGGATTCAACAAGCACCAATAATGTATTGTCTCGGCCGCATTCCTATCGGAAGCGAAATTTTAGTCTTCTATGTACGTCAAAGCCTTCAGTGATGGCCATAAAGCGCCCTCGTTTGAAACCGATGATTCCGATCTTATCGAGTGGCGATAGCAATGCCAAGTACAAGTGTCGGTACTGCCCGAAATCATTCAAAACGGAGACTGGTTTGACGGAGCATTCACGTCAGCACTACAGACCTCATCAATGTCCAAACTGTCTGGAACAATTCCAGCATGCTCCATCACTAGCCCGGCATGTGCGTAATAGGACCTGTTTTACTTTTACCAAGTATCGCTGTCGCGTTTGTACAGAGAGCTTCCTGGAGCAGGCCCACTGGGCTGAACATATCAAGATCCACGCGAGTGAATATCCCCATCAATGCCAGGAGTGTTTGTCACAGTTTAAGCACAAGGCCACGTTGCGCCGCCACGTCAATACGGTCCACTTGCTGCAGTACTAG